Part of the Colius striatus isolate bColStr4 chromosome 4, bColStr4.1.hap1, whole genome shotgun sequence genome, AAGTTTCAGAATTTGGAAATGGCAATTTTAGTGTGTAGAGCTACACACTCAATGGGAGGCAGAGGAAATGCTGATTAAAAAGCCACCCTGTATCAGTTACTTGCCTGTTGCTTGGGCAGAGGTGCTCAGTCACTCTGCTCATGAAGAGACACATTTCCAAGGGCGAAGGGCTCACGGCCATCAGTGTGCCACCTGTATTCTTACCAGCAACAGACGGCGCAGTTAAGGAAAATCCTTTCCAGTAATGACCAGCTTAGCTGTGCTCTGGAGGTGTAGTGGGCACAAACAGGGCCTTTAATTATTCATGGCTCCACATTCTCTGGAGCTCCACTGACTTGTCTCACTTTGTAGACCACCCCTGTAACTCTGAAAACCTCTAGAGCTGAAGGAAGCCAAGGTCACCGTGActtccctcctctctttcccctgGTGTTTGTGGGTGTGTTCCTGCGGCTGCACGGCATCACACCAGCCTTTTCCCTTTACTCCGAAACCCCGAAGCTCCTCGCGGTGAGCACCGGAGCCGCCTGAACACTGGGGCACCGGCTGTGCTGGTTCCACAGCTACCTAACCAGGGTTTCTCCATCTCGGCGGCTGCCTCCGCCTTAATCCCGACCCCGCGGAGGAGGGGGGTGTGGGCCTTAGGGAAGTCGTGCACCGACGCGGGGCGTGCGAGAGCCCCGGGGAtactgtgtctgtgtgtgtgtgatgcgGAGGGCTATGAACTCGCTTCCAGGAGTGTGGGTGTGTGTACCCGGTGTATTTGTGTGCCCATGAGGGGTCCGCGTGCCCCGGTGTTTGTGTGCGGGTGTCTGTGTGCCCCACGGTGTAGCGGGGGTGGACACTCGGGTGTGTGCGGGCCCCGAGGGGAGCCTGTGTGGGTCGGCACGGTACAGGAGCCGGTGCTCACTGcggcggcagggccggggcgggcgcggcGAAGCGCCGCCTCCCCAGGCAGCGGGAGTAGGGGCGGAGCGGTGAGTCCGGGGCCGCCCGCTCGGGCCTGGCGCGCTGAGGCCGCGCCGTGCCGCGCCGGGAGAAGGGCCGATggaggcggcgggcggcggaGCGGGCGGCATCGCCCTGCATGACTTCAGCGGGCGGCTGGGCGAGCAGCAGGTTCACTTCCACGCCATGCGGCTGCGGGACTCGCTGTTCCTGTGGGTGGGCGCCGCGCCCGCGCTCGCCAGCCTGGCCGTGGCCATGTGCAGCCCCCACGTGAGTGTCCCCGCCGCCCCCTGCCGCCGCCCCCTGCCGCCCCTGCGCTcagccctctgctctgctccgtTTTCAGGACAGCGTCCCGGTGGCCGCCTCGCTCCTGGGGGACCCCTCCGACACCGCCTCCGCCTGCCTGGCCCGACGCTTGGGTAGGTGCAGGGGGCGGGGAGGGAGGTGGAAACACGCGTGTCGGGCCTGGGAGGAGCCCGCGTGGGCGAGCTGGCGGCGTGGGGGTAGGTCACGGCTttgtccctgtgctgcagc contains:
- the PSMG4 gene encoding proteasome assembly chaperone 4 isoform X1, whose protein sequence is MEAAGGGAGGIALHDFSGRLGEQQVHFHAMRLRDSLFLWVGAAPALASLAVAMCSPHDSVPVAASLLGDPSDTASACLARRLASKTKKQVFVSYNLQNTDSSFTLLIENRIKEEMMAFPEKF
- the PSMG4 gene encoding proteasome assembly chaperone 4 isoform X2, whose translation is MEAAGGGAGGIALHDFSGRLGEQQVHFHAMRLRDSLFLWVGAAPALASLAVAMCSPHDSVPVAASLLGDPSDTASACLARRLARPRNRYLSATIFKTQTAVSPCS